The Chloroflexia bacterium SDU3-3 genome has a segment encoding these proteins:
- a CDS encoding PTS mannitol transporter subunit IICB, protein MRQHIQRFGSFLAGMVVPNIGAFIAWGLITALFIPSGWRPNETFAKLVDPMILYLLPILIGYTGGKLVYDQRGGVVGAAATMGVIVGASIPMFIGAMIMGPLGGFLMKKIDEFLEDKTPVGFELLFNNFSAGFLIMGLVLLANVLIGPAVQTASVALGGVVQFLIDSRLLPIADIIIEPAKVLFLNNAINHGILGPLGVAEVKEHGKAIHFLLETNPGPGLGLLLAYWFAGKGDLKLSAPGAAIIHFLGGIHEIYFPYILAHPIMIVAMWVGGILADLWFVVTGAGLVATPAPGSIIAYLAVIPLGSHIPVLGGVLIGAVGSFIAGSAILRFFPARTTDEVDEPEADVAPAAVPAD, encoded by the coding sequence ATGCGTCAGCACATCCAGCGCTTCGGGAGCTTCCTGGCTGGGATGGTCGTGCCGAATATCGGCGCATTCATTGCCTGGGGACTGATTACCGCACTCTTCATCCCTTCGGGCTGGCGGCCCAACGAGACATTTGCCAAGCTGGTTGATCCCATGATCCTCTATTTGCTGCCGATCCTGATCGGCTACACCGGCGGCAAGCTGGTCTACGATCAGCGCGGCGGCGTGGTTGGCGCGGCTGCCACCATGGGCGTGATCGTGGGCGCGAGCATCCCCATGTTCATCGGCGCGATGATTATGGGCCCGCTCGGCGGCTTCCTGATGAAGAAGATCGATGAGTTCCTTGAGGATAAGACTCCCGTCGGCTTCGAGCTGCTGTTCAACAACTTCTCGGCTGGCTTCCTGATCATGGGCCTGGTGCTGCTGGCGAATGTGCTGATCGGCCCGGCGGTGCAGACGGCCAGCGTGGCCCTAGGCGGCGTGGTGCAGTTCCTGATCGACTCGCGCCTGCTGCCGATCGCCGATATCATCATCGAGCCAGCCAAGGTGCTGTTCCTGAACAACGCCATCAACCACGGCATCCTTGGCCCACTGGGCGTGGCCGAGGTGAAGGAGCACGGCAAGGCCATCCACTTCCTGCTGGAGACCAACCCTGGCCCTGGCCTGGGCCTGCTGCTGGCCTACTGGTTCGCTGGTAAGGGCGACCTGAAGCTCTCGGCCCCGGGCGCGGCCATCATCCACTTCCTGGGCGGCATCCACGAGATCTACTTCCCCTACATCCTGGCGCACCCGATCATGATCGTGGCGATGTGGGTGGGCGGCATCTTGGCCGACCTGTGGTTCGTGGTCACTGGCGCTGGCCTGGTGGCCACCCCGGCCCCTGGCTCGATCATCGCCTACCTGGCGGTCATCCCGCTCGGCTCGCACATCCCGGTGCTGGGCGGCGTGCTGATCGGCGCGGTTGGCTCGTTCATCGCTGGCTCGGCCATCCTGCGCTTCTTCCCGGCCCGCACCACCGACGAAGTCGACGAGCCTGAGGCCGATGTGGCCCCGGCGGCGGTGCCTGCCGACTAG
- the ptsP gene encoding phosphoenolpyruvate--protein phosphotransferase, with amino-acid sequence MQQLELVIHNATGLHARPARMFVDIAKRYQSSIQIQHGQKRVNAKSLIAVLTLGVAHGQHICIDISGEDEVVAAAALSAAVNEGLGEGPQHAPAAPAPAPAAPPAAAPSSANQLRGVAGAPGIAIGPVFRIERASLAVGEVFGGVEQECDKLNAALASARQQLFALREQVLLRGAAEEAAIFDVHSEILADADLLAAVRGAIADGVACAAAWQSAIAAQAKGLEALSNAVLAARAADLRDVGDRVLRLLIGADQPVPQLPDHPVIVVAYDLSPSETASLDPSRVLGFCTAVGGPNAHTAILARALGLPAVVSAGPAVLDVPIGTPVILDGGAGTLQLGPGEADLATARAAQREQQARRAAAAAAAQSAAITTDGHRVEVAANIGGIDEARQVRQSGAEGVGLLRTEFLFLDRSSAPTEEEQLSIYQQIGQELGDLPVIIRTLDIGGDKPLPYLALPAEQNPFLGERGIRLCLAHPDLLRQQLRAILRASASHRLRIMFPMIADMAELRAARALLDELRLELHVPPVEVGIMVEVPSAALMADLFAQDVDFFSIGTNDLTQYTLAMDRTHPNLATKADGLHPAVLRLIARTADAAHAAGKWVGVCGELAADPAAVPILVGLGVDELSISVPAIPSVKAQIRTLSLAECQERARGALVCATAKQVREGEIQR; translated from the coding sequence ATGCAGCAGCTTGAATTGGTGATCCATAATGCGACCGGCCTCCACGCTCGCCCAGCGCGGATGTTTGTGGATATTGCCAAGCGCTATCAGTCATCGATCCAGATCCAGCACGGCCAGAAGCGGGTGAATGCGAAGAGCCTGATCGCCGTGCTGACGCTGGGCGTGGCCCATGGGCAGCATATCTGTATCGACATAAGCGGTGAAGACGAGGTTGTGGCGGCAGCGGCGCTTTCGGCTGCTGTGAACGAGGGCCTTGGTGAAGGCCCTCAGCACGCCCCCGCCGCCCCTGCCCCAGCCCCGGCGGCGCCGCCTGCCGCCGCGCCCAGCAGCGCCAACCAGCTGCGCGGCGTGGCGGGCGCGCCCGGCATCGCGATCGGGCCGGTGTTCCGCATCGAGCGGGCCTCGCTGGCCGTCGGCGAGGTGTTCGGCGGGGTCGAGCAGGAGTGCGATAAGCTCAACGCGGCGCTGGCCTCCGCCCGCCAGCAGCTGTTCGCCCTGCGCGAGCAGGTGCTGCTGCGCGGCGCTGCCGAGGAGGCCGCGATCTTCGATGTGCACAGCGAGATCTTGGCCGATGCCGATCTGCTGGCCGCCGTGCGCGGCGCGATCGCCGATGGCGTGGCCTGCGCAGCCGCCTGGCAGTCGGCCATCGCCGCCCAGGCCAAGGGCCTTGAGGCGCTTTCCAACGCGGTGCTGGCCGCCCGCGCCGCCGACCTGCGCGATGTGGGCGACCGCGTGCTGCGGCTGCTCATCGGTGCCGATCAGCCGGTGCCCCAGCTGCCCGACCACCCCGTGATCGTGGTGGCCTACGACCTCTCGCCATCCGAGACGGCCTCGCTCGATCCCAGCCGCGTGCTGGGCTTCTGCACCGCTGTCGGCGGCCCCAATGCCCACACGGCCATCCTAGCGCGGGCGCTCGGCCTGCCCGCTGTGGTGAGCGCTGGCCCGGCGGTGCTGGATGTTCCCATCGGCACACCGGTCATCCTCGACGGCGGCGCAGGCACGCTCCAGCTGGGGCCGGGCGAGGCCGACCTGGCCACGGCCCGCGCCGCCCAGCGCGAGCAGCAGGCCCGCCGCGCCGCCGCCGCCGCCGCCGCGCAGAGCGCCGCCATCACCACCGACGGCCACCGCGTCGAGGTTGCGGCCAATATTGGCGGCATCGACGAGGCCCGCCAGGTGCGCCAGAGCGGTGCCGAGGGCGTGGGCCTGCTGCGCACCGAGTTCCTGTTCCTCGACCGCTCCAGCGCGCCCACCGAGGAGGAGCAGCTGTCCATCTACCAGCAGATCGGCCAGGAGCTGGGCGACCTGCCGGTGATTATCCGCACGCTCGACATCGGCGGCGACAAGCCGCTGCCCTACCTGGCGCTGCCTGCCGAGCAAAACCCCTTCCTGGGCGAGCGCGGCATCCGCCTCTGTCTTGCCCACCCCGACCTGCTCCGTCAGCAGCTGCGCGCCATCCTGCGCGCCTCGGCCTCGCATCGGCTGCGGATCATGTTCCCCATGATCGCCGACATGGCCGAGCTGCGCGCCGCCCGCGCGCTTCTGGATGAGCTGCGGCTTGAGCTACATGTCCCGCCGGTCGAGGTCGGCATCATGGTCGAGGTGCCCTCGGCGGCGCTGATGGCCGACCTGTTTGCCCAGGATGTCGACTTCTTCTCGATCGGCACCAACGACCTAACCCAGTACACACTGGCGATGGACCGCACGCACCCCAACCTCGCCACCAAGGCCGATGGCCTGCACCCCGCCGTGCTCCGCCTGATCGCGCGCACCGCCGATGCGGCCCACGCCGCTGGCAAATGGGTGGGCGTCTGCGGCGAGCTTGCCGCCGACCCGGCTGCGGTCCCCATCCTCGTGGGCCTGGGCGTCGACGAGCTGAGCATCAGTGTGCCCGCCATCCCCTCGGTAAAAGCTCAGATCCGCACCCTCAGCCTGGCCGAATGCCAGGAGCGCGCGCGCGGGGCGCTGGTATGCGCCACCGCCAAGCAGGTGCGCGAAGGAGAGATACAGCGATGA
- a CDS encoding PTS sugar transporter subunit IIA, whose translation MAIVSVDRVKVQASASDKLDAIRQAGELLVRGGCAQPAYVDGMLAREQTMSTYIGNGVAIPHGQFENRADVLATGVSVVQFPEGVEWEPGERAYLVIGIAADAEEHLGVLANLAEVIEDPEAAEQLARLADPSQIVACLSRERVEEA comes from the coding sequence ATGGCAATCGTATCTGTTGACCGCGTGAAGGTTCAGGCCAGTGCATCCGACAAGCTGGATGCTATCCGCCAGGCGGGCGAGCTGCTGGTGAGGGGTGGCTGCGCCCAGCCCGCCTATGTCGATGGCATGCTCGCCCGCGAGCAGACCATGTCCACCTACATTGGCAACGGCGTGGCCATCCCCCATGGCCAGTTCGAGAACCGCGCCGATGTGCTGGCCACCGGCGTGTCGGTGGTGCAGTTCCCCGAGGGCGTGGAGTGGGAGCCGGGCGAGCGCGCCTACCTGGTGATCGGGATCGCCGCCGACGCCGAGGAGCACCTGGGCGTGCTGGCCAACCTGGCCGAGGTGATCGAAGACCCCGAGGCCGCCGAGCAGCTGGCGCGGCTGGCCGACCCCTCGCAGATCGTGGCCTGCCTGAGCCGAGAACGTGTGGAAGAGGCATAG
- a CDS encoding zinc-binding dehydrogenase codes for MKTRIETYTSSQAPIAKQTWAWNMYGAGVEQIGREGQPELFAVPEPSDDQLLVRVDAVGMCFSDVKLIQQGGKHPKLYNRDLSVEPTRLGHEAALTVLKVGKNLQGQYHAGQRLAMQPDIYQNGRSTAYGYTIPGGLIQFHLIGPEVLHADDGAYVLPISEQMGYAETALTEPWACVEGAYTQRRRLAPKAGGVMWIVGQPGDATQYSFSQHLDAPATIVLSDVPASLRAQIERATSATVVLRDGQTREGYAALSAELTSGQGFDDIVLLAPRSAEDVSAAARLIARRGTFNIVGSEPLDGLPNIDVGRIHYDYTAYVGTRGPDIAAAYGEARNRCELRQGGVALFVGAGGPMGQMHVQRAIELADGPRTVIATDVNDGRLAALERLFQQLAADHGKRFVVANPTTASLAELVRRETNGAGADDVVVSVPSAGLMAEAATYMAKDGMLVLFAGVPNGSMAPLDLSAVYLSNAQFTGTSGSRLSDQELVIQKTIEGALSPNRSVAAVGGMNVAREGIAAMMEGRYAGKVVIFPQIPDLPLLALSELKAHYPAVAAKLAPGNVWTKEAEQALIEELWRA; via the coding sequence ATGAAAACGCGAATTGAGACCTATACGTCGTCCCAGGCACCGATTGCAAAACAGACCTGGGCGTGGAATATGTATGGCGCAGGCGTCGAGCAGATCGGCCGCGAGGGCCAGCCCGAGCTGTTCGCGGTGCCCGAGCCGAGCGATGATCAGCTGCTGGTGCGCGTCGATGCCGTTGGGATGTGTTTCTCGGATGTAAAGCTCATCCAGCAGGGCGGGAAGCACCCCAAGCTCTACAACCGCGATCTGTCGGTCGAGCCGACCCGCCTCGGCCACGAGGCCGCGCTCACCGTGCTGAAGGTCGGCAAGAATCTACAGGGTCAGTATCATGCTGGCCAGCGCCTAGCTATGCAGCCCGACATCTACCAGAACGGGCGCAGCACTGCCTACGGCTACACCATTCCCGGCGGGCTTATCCAGTTCCACCTGATCGGGCCAGAGGTGCTGCACGCCGACGATGGCGCCTACGTGCTGCCGATCTCCGAGCAGATGGGCTATGCCGAGACTGCGCTGACCGAGCCGTGGGCCTGCGTCGAGGGCGCGTACACCCAGCGCCGACGCCTCGCCCCCAAGGCGGGTGGGGTGATGTGGATCGTTGGGCAGCCTGGTGATGCCACCCAGTATAGCTTCTCGCAGCATCTGGATGCACCGGCGACGATCGTCCTTTCCGATGTGCCTGCCAGCCTGCGCGCCCAGATCGAGCGCGCCACTAGCGCCACGGTGGTGCTGCGCGATGGCCAGACCCGCGAGGGTTACGCCGCGCTCAGCGCCGAGCTGACCAGCGGCCAGGGCTTCGATGACATCGTGCTGCTGGCCCCGCGCAGTGCCGAGGATGTTTCCGCCGCCGCCCGCCTGATCGCCCGGCGTGGCACCTTCAACATCGTAGGCAGCGAGCCGCTTGATGGCCTGCCCAATATCGACGTGGGCCGCATTCACTACGACTATACCGCCTATGTCGGCACGCGCGGCCCCGATATCGCGGCGGCCTATGGCGAGGCCCGCAACCGCTGCGAACTGCGCCAGGGCGGCGTGGCGCTGTTTGTGGGCGCTGGCGGCCCCATGGGCCAGATGCACGTGCAGCGTGCGATCGAGCTGGCCGACGGCCCGCGCACCGTGATCGCCACCGATGTGAACGATGGCCGATTGGCCGCGCTGGAGCGCCTGTTCCAGCAGCTCGCCGCCGACCACGGCAAGCGCTTCGTGGTCGCCAACCCCACCACAGCGTCGCTGGCCGAGCTGGTGCGGCGCGAGACCAACGGTGCGGGTGCCGATGACGTGGTGGTGAGCGTGCCCTCGGCTGGCCTGATGGCCGAGGCGGCCACCTATATGGCCAAGGACGGTATGCTGGTGCTGTTTGCTGGCGTGCCCAACGGCTCGATGGCCCCGCTCGATCTCAGCGCGGTCTATCTGAGCAATGCCCAGTTCACCGGCACATCTGGCTCGCGCCTCAGCGATCAGGAACTGGTGATTCAGAAGACGATCGAGGGCGCACTATCGCCAAATCGTTCAGTCGCCGCAGTCGGCGGTATGAACGTGGCCCGCGAAGGCATCGCCGCGATGATGGAGGGCCGCTACGCTGGCAAGGTCGTGATCTTCCCGCAGATCCCGGATCTGCCGCTGCTAGCGCTCAGCGAGCTGAAGGCCCACTACCCCGCCGTGGCCGCCAAGCTGGCCCCTGGCAATGTCTGGACAAAAGAGGCCGAGCAGGCGCTGATCGAAGAGCTGTGGCGCGCATGA
- a CDS encoding diacylglycerol kinase family lipid kinase: MHEIPQKPTRALVVFNPTAGQAAAQEQAIHEACAVWREAGWQIDLQPTEGPGDATNIARTAAERGYHAVIAAGGDGTVNEVVNGLVGTKAALGTLPVGTVNVWAREIGLPLQPRAAAEMLLRSDTRRIDVGKAGDRYFLLMASLGFDAAVTASVGSDQKRRLGALAYIVEGVKVAFRYQGVRSRVTLDGKTIRGRYLMAVMGNSQLYGGVVKLTADAVIDDGLLDVCLIKGRSLRAAPLRLWSILTRRYSEDPRISYFRAREVNFLTSRPMDVQVDGDHIGTSPMRFSAVPGAIYALLPPENPENNLLLGTYIDSEPITEPSE, translated from the coding sequence ATGCACGAGATACCGCAGAAGCCAACACGAGCGCTGGTCGTGTTCAACCCAACGGCGGGGCAGGCCGCAGCCCAGGAGCAGGCCATCCACGAGGCCTGCGCCGTCTGGCGCGAGGCAGGCTGGCAGATCGACCTCCAGCCGACCGAGGGGCCGGGTGACGCCACCAATATCGCCCGCACCGCCGCCGAGCGCGGCTACCACGCCGTGATCGCGGCGGGCGGCGATGGCACGGTGAACGAGGTGGTGAACGGGCTGGTGGGCACCAAGGCCGCGCTCGGCACCCTGCCGGTGGGCACGGTGAACGTCTGGGCGCGCGAGATCGGCCTGCCGCTACAGCCGCGCGCCGCAGCCGAGATGCTGCTGCGCTCGGATACGCGCCGGATCGATGTGGGCAAGGCAGGCGACCGCTACTTCTTGCTGATGGCATCACTCGGGTTCGACGCGGCGGTCACGGCCAGCGTCGGGTCCGACCAGAAACGCCGCCTCGGGGCGCTCGCGTATATCGTCGAGGGCGTCAAGGTGGCGTTTCGCTACCAGGGCGTCCGCTCGCGCGTCACCCTCGATGGCAAGACCATCCGTGGGCGCTACCTGATGGCGGTGATGGGCAACAGCCAGCTCTACGGCGGCGTGGTCAAGCTCACCGCCGACGCCGTGATCGACGACGGCCTGCTGGATGTCTGCCTGATCAAAGGCCGCTCGCTGCGCGCCGCGCCGCTGCGCCTGTGGTCCATCCTCACCCGCCGCTACTCCGAGGATCCGCGAATCTCCTACTTTCGCGCCCGCGAGGTCAATTTCCTCACCAGCAGGCCCATGGATGTGCAGGTCGATGGCGATCACATCGGCACCTCGCCCATGCGCTTCTCGGCGGTGCCCGGCGCTATCTACGCCCTGCTGCCGCCCGAAAACCCCGAAAACAACCTCCTGCTTGGAACCTATATCGATAGCGAGCCTATCACTGAGCCTAGCGAGTGA
- a CDS encoding NADH:flavin oxidoreductase: protein MLVYDNLFTPLPLGRGGVALPNRLVMGPMTLNQASESGHLTPWIFDWYRRRAEGGVGTIIGAAAAVSANGRGWGNAMAIYDDSHIEGWAKAVEIAHASGALFGTQIFHAGAASHNALLGHQPIAPSAWTRKGFDPARPMTEGEIEQVIEDFAEAARRSIEAGSDFVEIHGAHQYLIHQFWQANVNERTDAWGDPLAFPVAVTKAVRAAIGSQVPLLYRFSIHADDPASPNKPVTTQGLGALLQSLEEAGVDVWDISCFHESRRGYFGTPRLLPDWVRHFSQKPRIVAGNLLTPDDASSYIAEGHAEAAALARALIADADWARKARSNEAEGIRPYQNQHWDDLTKGIDPTTA from the coding sequence ATGCTCGTGTACGACAACCTCTTTACGCCGCTGCCGCTGGGCCGTGGCGGGGTCGCGCTGCCCAACCGCCTCGTGATGGGACCGATGACGCTCAACCAGGCCAGCGAGAGCGGCCATCTCACCCCGTGGATCTTCGACTGGTACCGCCGCCGCGCCGAGGGTGGCGTGGGCACGATCATCGGCGCCGCCGCCGCCGTCTCGGCCAACGGCAGAGGCTGGGGCAACGCGATGGCGATCTACGACGACAGCCATATCGAAGGCTGGGCCAAGGCGGTGGAGATCGCCCACGCCAGCGGCGCGCTGTTTGGCACCCAGATCTTCCACGCTGGCGCGGCCAGCCACAACGCACTGCTGGGCCACCAGCCGATCGCGCCATCGGCGTGGACCCGCAAGGGCTTCGACCCGGCCCGCCCCATGACCGAGGGCGAGATCGAGCAGGTGATCGAGGACTTCGCCGAGGCCGCACGGCGCAGCATCGAGGCGGGCAGCGACTTCGTCGAGATCCACGGCGCGCACCAGTACCTCATCCACCAGTTCTGGCAAGCCAACGTGAACGAGCGCACCGACGCCTGGGGCGACCCGCTGGCCTTCCCCGTGGCCGTCACCAAGGCGGTGCGCGCCGCGATTGGCAGCCAGGTGCCGCTGCTCTACCGCTTCAGCATCCACGCCGACGACCCCGCATCGCCCAACAAGCCGGTAACAACCCAGGGCCTCGGCGCACTGCTGCAGAGCCTTGAGGAGGCGGGCGTGGACGTGTGGGACATCAGCTGCTTCCACGAGTCGCGCCGCGGCTACTTCGGCACCCCGCGCCTGCTGCCCGACTGGGTCCGCCACTTCTCGCAGAAGCCGCGCATCGTGGCGGGCAACCTGCTGACACCAGACGACGCCAGCAGCTACATCGCCGAGGGCCACGCCGAGGCCGCCGCCCTGGCCCGCGCGCTGATCGCCGACGCCGACTGGGCGCGCAAGGCCCGCAGCAACGAGGCCGAGGGCATCCGCCCCTACCAGAACCAGCACTGGGACGACCTGACCAAGGGCATCGACCCCACCACGGCCTAG
- a CDS encoding NADP-dependent oxidoreductase, translating to MSDTNIQVLLARRPQGWVQEEDFSIVETAIPSSGAGEVLVKNQYLSLDPYMRGRMSEAKSYAASVALGQVMVGGTVGQVVESNNPAFPTGATVVGNLGWQLYAVSNGQGLRIVDPTIVPPSAYLGVVGMPGVTAYVGLFDIGQPKPGETVVVSAAAGAVGSVVGQLAKRHGARAVGIAGGAEKCAYVVERLGFDACVDYKAENFREALAAAVPNGIDVYFENVGGDVLDAVLEHLNVFARIPFCGMISQYNEADPRGFRGMRRLLSQRVKLQGFIVGDHLDRWPTALAELAKAVASGEIAYDETVAEGIRNAPSAFIGMLKGKNLGKQLVKLS from the coding sequence ATGAGCGACACAAACATCCAGGTGCTTCTCGCCCGACGCCCCCAGGGCTGGGTTCAAGAAGAAGACTTCTCGATTGTCGAGACCGCCATCCCCTCCTCCGGCGCGGGCGAGGTGCTGGTTAAAAATCAATATCTCTCGCTTGACCCCTACATGCGCGGGCGCATGAGCGAGGCAAAATCCTACGCCGCCAGCGTGGCGCTCGGCCAGGTGATGGTGGGCGGCACCGTGGGCCAGGTGGTCGAATCTAATAACCCGGCTTTCCCCACCGGCGCAACGGTGGTGGGCAACCTCGGCTGGCAGCTCTACGCCGTGAGCAACGGCCAGGGCCTGCGGATTGTCGACCCCACGATCGTGCCACCCTCGGCCTACCTGGGCGTGGTGGGAATGCCGGGAGTGACCGCCTATGTGGGCCTGTTCGACATCGGCCAGCCCAAACCCGGCGAGACCGTGGTGGTCTCGGCGGCGGCGGGCGCGGTGGGCAGCGTGGTGGGGCAGCTGGCCAAGCGCCACGGCGCGCGCGCGGTGGGCATCGCCGGCGGGGCCGAGAAGTGCGCCTATGTGGTCGAGCGGCTAGGCTTCGACGCGTGCGTTGATTACAAGGCCGAGAACTTCCGCGAGGCGCTGGCTGCGGCGGTGCCAAACGGCATCGATGTCTACTTTGAAAATGTGGGCGGCGACGTGCTGGATGCCGTGCTGGAGCACCTGAACGTATTTGCCCGCATCCCATTCTGCGGCATGATCTCGCAGTACAACGAGGCCGACCCGCGAGGCTTCCGCGGTATGCGCAGGCTGCTCAGCCAGCGCGTCAAGCTGCAGGGCTTCATCGTGGGCGACCACCTCGATCGCTGGCCCACGGCGCTGGCCGAGCTAGCTAAGGCCGTCGCCAGTGGCGAGATCGCCTATGACGAAACGGTTGCCGAGGGCATTCGCAACGCGCCAAGCGCCTTTATCGGCATGCTGAAGGGCAAGAACCTGGGCAAGCAGCTGGTCAAGCTCTCGTAG
- a CDS encoding PTS lactose transporter subunit IIB encodes MAAMAASIPVADIDTIVFACEAGIGSSIMGVNAFKRKLKQANLSITVVHKPVRSVSADAKVVIAHKGLAEFARKQAPNAVVIAFSQFINDPVFDRVINELKAGDAVTEAR; translated from the coding sequence ATGGCAGCTATGGCAGCCTCGATTCCTGTAGCAGATATTGACACGATCGTGTTTGCGTGCGAGGCCGGTATCGGCTCCAGCATCATGGGCGTGAATGCCTTTAAGCGCAAGCTGAAGCAGGCCAATCTGAGCATCACGGTGGTGCACAAGCCAGTGCGCTCGGTGTCGGCGGATGCCAAGGTGGTGATCGCCCACAAGGGCCTGGCCGAGTTCGCCCGCAAGCAGGCTCCGAACGCGGTGGTGATCGCCTTCTCGCAGTTTATTAACGACCCCGTGTTCGATCGTGTGATCAACGAGCTGAAGGCGGGCGACGCTGTGACGGAGGCACGCTAG
- the pfkB gene encoding 1-phosphofructokinase has translation MIYTLTLNPALDRELMVPALDLDQVLRATATQVDFGGKGFNVSRMLIALGSQSVALGFAGGHTGQQLRQGLAALEIATDFIAIGGETRTNISVVSSDHTRSLKVNEPGPTISPAEQTLLLNQVRRLARAGDWWVLAGSLPPGLPATMYADLITLLHQAGANTVLDTSGEALRHGCAAHPTLIKPNAEEVGQLLGRRIHTHADALSAAAAFAGIPYVVISLGAEGAVLSHQGRGWFAASPKVQARSPIGAGDSLVAGLTWGLSQGDILQGLRWGVACGAATAACPGTALGTAQQVADLAPQVIIREL, from the coding sequence ATGATCTACACTCTCACGCTCAACCCCGCCCTTGACCGCGAGCTGATGGTGCCAGCGCTTGACCTCGATCAGGTGCTGCGCGCCACCGCCACCCAGGTCGACTTCGGCGGCAAAGGCTTTAATGTCTCGCGCATGCTGATCGCGCTCGGATCGCAGAGCGTGGCGCTCGGCTTTGCTGGCGGCCACACCGGCCAACAGCTGCGCCAGGGCCTCGCGGCGCTGGAGATTGCGACCGACTTTATCGCGATCGGGGGCGAGACCCGCACCAACATCAGCGTGGTTTCATCCGACCACACGCGGTCGCTCAAGGTAAACGAGCCAGGCCCCACGATTAGCCCTGCCGAGCAGACCTTGCTGCTCAATCAGGTGCGGCGTCTTGCACGCGCGGGCGATTGGTGGGTGCTGGCGGGCAGCCTGCCCCCCGGCCTCCCCGCTACTATGTACGCCGACCTGATCACCCTGCTGCACCAGGCCGGGGCCAACACGGTGCTCGATACCAGTGGCGAGGCGCTGCGCCACGGCTGCGCGGCCCACCCCACCCTGATCAAGCCCAACGCCGAGGAGGTCGGCCAGCTGCTTGGCCGCCGCATCCACACCCACGCCGATGCGCTGTCCGCCGCCGCCGCCTTCGCGGGCATCCCCTACGTCGTCATCTCGCTTGGGGCCGAGGGCGCGGTGCTCTCCCACCAGGGGCGCGGCTGGTTTGCCGCATCGCCCAAGGTGCAGGCGCGCAGCCCGATCGGCGCGGGCGACTCGCTGGTGGCCGGCCTGACATGGGGCCTCAGCCAAGGCGACATCCTGCAGGGCCTGCGCTGGGGCGTGGCCTGCGGCGCGGCTACGGCGGCCTGCCCTGGCACCGCCCTTGGCACCGCCCAGCAGGTGGCCGACCTCGCCCCCCAGGTGATCATCCGCGAGCTATAG
- a CDS encoding Rrf2 family transcriptional regulator, with translation MRSATRFAIAVHILALIGIEQGQDLSSEAMAQSIGVNPVVVRNITALLRQAGLVHTQQGVVGAHLTRPAQAISLCEIYHAVEHQNDIFTIHANPNNDCNVGAHIQCTLGSIFHEAQQALEAKLAQTSLEQVIQRIYQHQHPS, from the coding sequence ATGCGTTCGGCTACTCGATTTGCGATTGCCGTTCATATCCTAGCGCTGATCGGCATCGAACAGGGGCAAGATCTCTCATCCGAGGCCATGGCGCAGAGCATCGGCGTGAACCCAGTGGTGGTGCGCAACATCACGGCGCTGCTGCGGCAGGCTGGCCTGGTACACACCCAGCAGGGCGTGGTGGGCGCGCATCTCACGCGGCCTGCGCAGGCCATATCGCTGTGCGAGATCTACCACGCGGTCGAGCATCAGAACGACATCTTTACCATTCACGCCAACCCGAACAACGATTGCAACGTCGGCGCGCATATCCAGTGCACACTTGGATCGATCTTTCACGAGGCGCAGCAGGCGCTTGAGGCCAAGCTTGCGCAGACCTCGCTGGAGCAGGTTATACAGAGGATTTATCAGCACCAGCACCCCAGCTGA
- a CDS encoding NAD(P)-dependent oxidoreductase, which translates to MNIALFGASGMIGQRILAEATRRGHTVTAIGRNPSKLAESHPGIAAVASNVLDPQQVAAAVAGHDAVVSSIAPRHDSPEDLPNATRSLIAGLAQAGVKRLVIVGGAGSLYVAPGVQLVDTPAIPDEWRPMVLAHRSSLDLLRAEGGALEWSFFSPAGLIRPGERTGTFRLGLDELITDAQGNSSISAEDYAVALLDELEQPKHIRQRFTIGY; encoded by the coding sequence ATGAACATCGCTCTCTTTGGCGCATCCGGCATGATCGGCCAGCGCATCCTCGCCGAGGCCACGCGGCGCGGCCATACCGTCACCGCGATCGGTCGCAACCCCAGCAAGCTGGCCGAAAGCCACCCCGGCATCGCCGCTGTCGCCAGCAACGTGCTCGACCCGCAGCAGGTCGCCGCCGCTGTCGCCGGGCACGACGCGGTGGTCAGCTCGATCGCGCCCAGGCACGACAGCCCCGAAGATCTGCCCAACGCCACCCGCTCGCTCATAGCTGGCCTCGCGCAGGCCGGTGTGAAGCGACTGGTGATCGTGGGCGGCGCGGGCAGCCTGTATGTGGCCCCCGGCGTGCAGCTCGTGGACACGCCCGCCATCCCCGACGAGTGGCGGCCCATGGTGCTGGCTCACCGCAGCTCGCTTGATCTGCTGCGGGCCGAGGGCGGCGCGCTGGAGTGGAGCTTCTTCAGCCCGGCGGGTCTCATCCGCCCTGGCGAGCGCACGGGCACATTCCGGCTGGGGCTGGATGAGCTGATCACCGACGCCCAGGGCAACAGCAGCATCTCGGCGGAGGACTACGCCGTGGCGCTGCTGGACGAGCTAGAGCAGCCCAAGCACATCCGCCAGCGCTTCACCATCGGCTACTAG